A region from the Triticum urartu cultivar G1812 chromosome 1, Tu2.1, whole genome shotgun sequence genome encodes:
- the LOC125532482 gene encoding uncharacterized protein LOC125532482 produces the protein MEAGGGRGHVPAIADLPGALQNAAARPLDRTLIPSFFLHLFISIGSAPERLHPHAVVDVAATGLPSSRQEVKENRRGLLYLPRALNRARTARTLAIDLVFNVYITGVRRRLSSLRSTSGLPDLAFVLTTPRPMMPR, from the exons ATGGAGGCAGGGGGTGGCCGTGGGCACGTGCCGGCCATCGCCGACCTCCCCGGTGCCCTACAAAACGCCGCCGCACGCCCCCTTGACCGAACCCTAATCCCCTCTTTCTTCCTCCATCTCTTTATCTCTATCGGAAGCGCGCCCGAGCGCCTCCATCCCCATGCCGTCGTCGATGTCGCGGCCACCGGCCTCCCCTCGTCGCGCCAAGAGGTCAAGGAGAACCGTCGTGGTCTACTTTATCTACCCCGAGCACTGAATCGAGCAAGGACGGCCCGTACACTCGCCATCGACCTCGTCTTCAACGTGTACATCACCGGCGTCCGGCGTCGATTATCGTCGCTCCGGTCCACCTCCGGCCTCCCCGACCTCGCCTTCGTGCTCACT accccgagGCCGATGATGCCCcggtga